A portion of the bacterium genome contains these proteins:
- the elbB gene encoding isoprenoid biosynthesis glyoxalase ElbB: MAKVAVILSGCGVFDGAEIHEACAALLALDRAGAEVQVAAPTGPQMHVVDHLAGQPAAGESRDILVESARLARGQAVPLVDLDPAACDAVLLPGGFGAAKNLCTFAVDGADCTVHPQVEAFLRAAHAAGRPIGAMCIAPVVLARVFGPDLHPRLTIGTDPATAEQVNRTGAEHVDCPVDGVVVDERHRFISTPAYMLADSIGEVFDGAETFVRGLLALCR, translated from the coding sequence ATGGCGAAAGTGGCCGTCATTCTCAGCGGCTGCGGCGTCTTCGACGGCGCCGAGATCCACGAGGCCTGCGCCGCCCTGCTGGCCCTCGACCGCGCCGGCGCCGAGGTCCAGGTCGCCGCACCCACCGGCCCGCAGATGCACGTCGTCGACCACCTGGCCGGACAGCCGGCGGCCGGCGAGAGCCGCGACATCCTGGTCGAGTCGGCGCGCCTGGCCCGCGGTCAGGCCGTGCCCCTGGTCGACCTCGACCCCGCCGCCTGCGACGCCGTGCTCCTGCCCGGCGGCTTCGGTGCGGCCAAGAACCTCTGCACCTTCGCCGTCGACGGCGCCGACTGCACCGTGCATCCGCAGGTCGAGGCCTTCCTGAGGGCCGCCCATGCCGCGGGCCGCCCCATCGGTGCCATGTGCATCGCGCCGGTGGTCCTGGCTCGCGTCTTCGGGCCGGACCTGCATCCGCGCCTGACCATCGGCACCGACCCCGCCACCGCCGAGCAGGTCAACCGCACCGGCGCCGAGCACGTCGACTGCCCCGTCGACGGTGTGGTCGTCGACGAGCGCCATCGCTTCATCTCGACGCCGGCGTACATGCTCGCCGACTCCATCGGCGAGGTCTTCGACGGCGCCGAGACGTTCGTCCGGGGACTGCTGGCCCTCTGCCGCTAA